The segment GTCCGTGACACAGACATCATCGTTTTCAACATCCCGCACCAGTTTCTGTCGCGCATCGTGCAGCAGCTCAAGGGCCACGTCAGCAAGCATGTGCGCGCCATCTCGTGCCTCAAGGGGTTCGAGGTCGGACCAAAGGGCGTGCAGCTGCTCTCCACCTACGTGACCGAGGAGCTGGGCATCCAGTGCGGCGCGCTCTCGGGCGCCAACCTGGCGCCCGAGGTGGCGCAGGAGCATTGGTCCGAGACCACCGTCGCGTACCACATCCCTGCAGACTTCCGCGGCGAGGGCCGCGACGTGGACCACAAGGTGCTCAAGGCGCTGTTCCACAGGCCCTACTTCCACGTCAGCGTGATCGAGGACGTGGCGGGCATCTCGATCGCGGGCGCGCTCAAGAACGTGGTGGCGCTCGGCTGCGGGTTTGTCGAGGGCCTCGGGTGGGGTAACAACGCGGCAGCCGCGATCCAGCGCGTCGGGCTCGGCGAGATCATCAAGTTCGGCCGCATGTTCTTCCCGGAGTCCAAGGTCGAGACCTACTACCAGGAGAGCGCGGGCGTCGCAGACCTGATCACCACCTGTTCCGGCGGCAGAAACGTCAAGGTCGCCAAGGCGATGGCCAAGACGGGCAAGAGCGCCGAGCAGTGCGAGAAGGAGCTGTTGAACGGCCAGTCTGCTCAAGGCCTGATCACGTGCAAGGAAGTGCACCAGTGGCTCGAGACGGTCCACCACCTCGACGACTTCCCGCTGTTCGAGGCCGTGTACCAGATCGTGTACAACAACGTGCCCATGGACAAGTTGCCCGACATGATCGAGGAGCTGGACCTGGGTCTGAAGGACGCGGCTCAATGATCCCGCGCCGCCGCACGTCATCCTCCAGCATCAACCTATATATCTTATCTGTACATTAGcatagtgaaaaaaaacATATTGAGTCATAGGTGAAAAAATTTCCTCGGGTTCTGGCCGCAGGCTCGTATATAAGGTGTAGAGCGGTCGACGCAGTCGGTGCTGAGGGTCGCTGGGAGCGCTGTGTGCTGAGTTGCAATGTCGAAGGGCAAAGTTTGTTTGGCTTATTCTGGTGGTCTAGACACGTCTATTATCCTGGCCTGGTTGTTGGAGCAGGGCTACGAGGTGGTTGCGTTCATGGCGAACGTGGGCCAGGAGGAGGACTTCGACGCGGCCCGCGAGAAGGCTCTGAAGATCGGCGCCACCAAGTACGTTCTTGTCGACTGCCGCGAGGACTTTGTCAAAGATATCCTGTTCCCGGCCGTGCAGGTAAACGCCGCGTACGAGGATATCTATCTGCTGGGCACGTCTCTGGCCCGGCCCGTAATCGCCAAGGCGCAGATCGACGTGGCGAAGCAGGAGGGCTGCTTCGCCGTGTCGCACGGCTGCACCGGCAAGGGCAACGACCAGATCCGGTTCGAGCTGGGATTCTACGCGCTGAAGCCTGACGTCAAGGTGATCGCGCCCTGGAGACTGCCCgagttcttcgagagaTTCGCCGGGAGAAAGGATCTGCTCGACTATGCCGCGGAGAAAGGGATCCCCGTGGCGCAGACCAAGGCCAAGCCGTGGTCCACGGACGAGAACCAGGCGCACATCTCGTACGAGGCGGGCATCCTCGAGGACCCAGACACGACGCCTCCAAAGGACATGTGGAAACTGATTGTGGATCCGCAGGACGCGCCCGAGACGCCGCAGGACTTGGCGATCGAGTTCCAGCGCGGTCTGCCCGTCAAAGTGAGCTACCAGCGCGACGGCCAGCAGGTCGTGGTCACCGAGCCTCTGGAGATCTTCGCGCACGTGTCGAGCCTGGCAAGAGCTAACGGTGTCGGCAGAATCGACATCGTCGAGGACCGCTACATCAATCTGAAGTCGAGAGGCTGCTACGAGCAGGCTCCACTGACCGTGTTGAGAAGAGCTCACGTGGATTTGGAGGGTCTGACGTTGGACAAGGAAGTGCGCGCGTTGAGAGACCAATTCGTGACGCCAGCGTACTCCAGACTGCTGTACAACGGATCGTACTTCACGCCAGAGTGCGAGTACGTGAGATCGATGATCCAGCCTTCGCAGGAGTCCGTGAACGGTGTTGTCAGATTGAGACTGTACAAGGGTAATGTGATCGTGTTGGGCAGATCATCTGCTACGGAAAACTTGTACGATCCAACCGAGTCCTCGATGGACGAGTTGACCGGCTTCTCGCCAGTAGACACCAGTGGTTTCATCGCGATCCAGGCCATCAGAGTCAAGAAGTACGGcgaagccaagaaggcaAAGGGCCAAGAGATCACTCTTTAGTTTGTAAGTAGACTTAATTCGTCATCGGATCGTCCCACAGAGGCCTGCCAGCATCACGGGATATCGTGAAATTACTGGAATGCAGAGCTGCTTGGCTGTCGGTTTTCTCTTTTACTGGCGTCGCCATTTTGCAGTCACCTTATTGCGTAGCGCATCAACTGACATCGCGATGGCTGTCGAAGGAACGAGCTAGAAGATGCCGTCTCGTAGAAGGGAGCTTGCGTTTGTCAGTGGCAACGCTTCAAGTTTAGACGTAGCATTCTAGATATAGAGATTAGTTCGCTTAGACTCACAGCACAGATTTAGATTGAGCTGACGACAGAGCATTGGAAGAATGACAGTTGCGAGTAACACCTTGAAAGTGATTCTCTTAAGACACGGCCAGAGTGAATTGAACCATGAGAACATCTTCTGTGGCTGGATAGATGCCAAGCTGACAGAAAAGGGTAAAACGCAGGCCAGAAACGCAGCAAGGCTCATTC is part of the Torulaspora globosa chromosome 7, complete sequence genome and harbors:
- a CDS encoding glycerol-3-phosphate dehydrogenase family protein (ancestral locus Anc_3.169) encodes the protein MILNYLGRSTRSSASFRRLYLFTHKRYRVATSRRIQTIIDQMAATDRLNQTSDIISHSMQHSDSTTSLAALEKPFKVTVVGSGNWGTTIAKVIAENTALNPQLFARRVDMWVFDEKIEGRNLTEIINTQHENVKYLPGIELPENLYANPDLLDSVRDTDIIVFNIPHQFLSRIVQQLKGHVSKHVRAISCLKGFEVGPKGVQLLSTYVTEELGIQCGALSGANLAPEVAQEHWSETTVAYHIPADFRGEGRDVDHKVLKALFHRPYFHVSVIEDVAGISIAGALKNVVALGCGFVEGLGWGNNAAAAIQRVGLGEIIKFGRMFFPESKVETYYQESAGVADLITTCSGGRNVKVAKAMAKTGKSAEQCEKELLNGQSAQGLITCKEVHQWLETVHHLDDFPLFEAVYQIVYNNVPMDKLPDMIEELDLGLKDAAQ
- the ARG1 gene encoding argininosuccinate synthase (ancestral locus Anc_3.170), which produces MSKGKVCLAYSGGLDTSIILAWLLEQGYEVVAFMANVGQEEDFDAAREKALKIGATKYVLVDCREDFVKDILFPAVQVNAAYEDIYLLGTSLARPVIAKAQIDVAKQEGCFAVSHGCTGKGNDQIRFELGFYALKPDVKVIAPWRLPEFFERFAGRKDLLDYAAEKGIPVAQTKAKPWSTDENQAHISYEAGILEDPDTTPPKDMWKLIVDPQDAPETPQDLAIEFQRGLPVKVSYQRDGQQVVVTEPLEIFAHVSSLARANGVGRIDIVEDRYINLKSRGCYEQAPLTVLRRAHVDLEGLTLDKEVRALRDQFVTPAYSRLLYNGSYFTPECEYVRSMIQPSQESVNGVVRLRLYKGNVIVLGRSSATENLYDPTESSMDELTGFSPVDTSGFIAIQAIRVKKYGEAKKAKGQEITL